The following are encoded in a window of Bacillota bacterium genomic DNA:
- a CDS encoding VWA domain-containing protein, with the protein MLRFAGALRRNGFLVGPAESADALRALAAVPIGDREQVREALRLVLSSRPEEAPVFDALFDAFFREPGLPPAGEPALAEPDPLGRGAEEAGDGGAELGAAGAEPEGARGDGSGRPLKALYSPAEGMPGGEAAVPPERLDEVLAAARALALRVRLGRSRRWRPSRHGRRFAFRRTLRRSLETGGELRRPCWLGHPPRRPRFVLLLDASRSMAAQAGLMLQFGYALLRSAQRVEVFLFSTDLRRVTRELRAGGPGRLPTLRGLGAEWGGGTRIGAALERFVQTWGERLLGRETVVLILSDGLDTGEVERLERAMRELHRRSAGVVWLNPLLATPGYQPLARGMRAALPYVDTFADAHDVRALEALAGKLRLRR; encoded by the coding sequence GCTTCGCCGGGGCGCTCCGCCGGAACGGCTTCCTGGTGGGGCCGGCGGAGAGCGCCGACGCGCTGCGCGCGCTGGCCGCCGTGCCCATCGGCGACCGGGAGCAGGTGCGGGAGGCGCTCCGCCTGGTCCTCTCCTCCCGGCCCGAGGAGGCGCCCGTCTTCGACGCCCTCTTCGACGCCTTCTTCCGGGAGCCCGGCCTCCCGCCGGCCGGCGAGCCCGCCCTGGCGGAGCCGGACCCCCTGGGGCGGGGGGCGGAGGAGGCGGGCGACGGCGGGGCCGAGCTCGGCGCCGCGGGCGCGGAGCCGGAGGGCGCCCGGGGCGACGGGAGCGGGCGCCCGCTGAAGGCGCTTTACAGCCCGGCGGAGGGGATGCCGGGGGGCGAGGCCGCCGTGCCCCCGGAGCGCCTGGACGAGGTGCTGGCGGCCGCCCGGGCGCTGGCCCTGCGGGTCCGCCTGGGCCGGAGCCGTCGCTGGCGCCCGAGCCGGCACGGCCGGCGCTTCGCCTTCCGGCGGACGCTCCGCCGGAGCCTCGAGACCGGCGGCGAGCTCCGGCGCCCCTGCTGGCTCGGTCACCCGCCGCGCCGTCCCCGCTTCGTCCTCCTGCTGGACGCGAGCCGCTCCATGGCCGCGCAGGCGGGCCTCATGCTCCAGTTCGGCTACGCGCTCCTGCGCTCCGCCCAGCGCGTGGAGGTCTTTCTCTTCTCGACGGATCTCCGCCGGGTGACCCGCGAGCTGCGCGCGGGAGGGCCGGGAAGGCTGCCCACGCTGCGGGGCCTGGGGGCCGAGTGGGGCGGCGGGACGCGGATCGGCGCCGCCCTGGAGCGCTTCGTCCAGACGTGGGGGGAGCGCCTCCTCGGTCGGGAGACCGTGGTGCTCATCCTCTCCGACGGGCTCGACACGGGCGAGGTGGAACGCCTGGAGCGGGCGATGCGCGAGCTTCACCGACGCTCCGCGGGCGTCGTCTGGCTCAACCCGCTGCTGGCCACGCCCGGCTACCAGCCGCTGGCGCGGGGGATGCGCGCGGCGCTTCCGTACGTCGACACCTTTGCCGACGCCCACGACGTGCGGGCGCTCGAGGCGCTGGCGGGGAAGCTACGCCTGCGCCGCTAG